Proteins encoded together in one Phosphitispora fastidiosa window:
- a CDS encoding cephalosporin hydroxylase family protein produces the protein MKLIIDTEEKTLTQEVNGEHRVLDLYTKEAFELISKQWLKVGWNQKHVYSFSWMGRPIIQLPQDMVRIQEVIYQVKPDVIIETGIAHGGSLIYYASLCKAMGKGRVIGIDIEIRPQNRQALEDHEAAPLITLLEGSSTDSNIVNQVKAQVQPGETVLMILDSCHTKQHVLDELEAYHDLISPNSYIVATDGSMKFLHDVPRGNPEWIWDHPEAAAAEFAQKHPEFVHEQPQWPFNESNLTENVTYWPGAWLRRKQS, from the coding sequence GTGAAATTAATCATAGACACTGAAGAAAAGACACTGACCCAGGAAGTAAACGGTGAACACCGGGTACTGGATCTGTATACAAAAGAAGCCTTTGAACTGATATCCAAACAATGGCTTAAAGTTGGGTGGAATCAAAAACATGTTTATTCTTTTAGCTGGATGGGAAGACCAATCATTCAGTTGCCCCAAGATATGGTGCGCATCCAGGAAGTAATCTATCAGGTAAAGCCTGATGTAATTATTGAAACAGGAATAGCTCATGGAGGCTCATTAATTTATTACGCCAGTTTATGCAAGGCTATGGGGAAAGGCCGGGTCATAGGGATCGACATCGAAATCCGCCCCCAAAACCGCCAGGCCCTGGAAGACCATGAGGCGGCTCCGTTAATCACATTGCTGGAGGGAAGTTCTACCGACAGTAACATTGTTAATCAGGTAAAGGCACAGGTCCAGCCGGGTGAAACCGTATTGATGATCCTTGATTCCTGCCATACAAAACAGCATGTATTGGATGAACTGGAGGCATACCATGATTTAATTTCCCCGAATTCATATATCGTCGCTACCGATGGCAGCATGAAATTCCTGCATGATGTACCCCGGGGCAATCCTGAATGGATATGGGATCATCCGGAAGCGGCTGCAGCGGAGTTTGCTCAAAAACACCCTGAATTTGTGCATGAACAACCGCAGTGGCCTTTTAATGAAAGTAATTTGACGGAAAATGTCACTTATTGGCCTGGGGCATGGTTGCGGAGAAAGCAGTCATGA
- the rfbF gene encoding glucose-1-phosphate cytidylyltransferase: protein MKAVILAGGLGTRISEETNLKPKPMIEIGGKPILWHIMKIYSFHGIHEFIICLGYKGYLIKEYFAHYFLHQSDVTFDMDENKTCIHNHHCEPWRVTLVDTGEGSMTGGRLKRVQEYVGKETFCFTYGDGVGNVNISKLITFHLSQATLATLTAVQPSSRFGALELRKNRVINFQEKPQGDRSWINGGFFVLEPEVFDFIRGDATVWEREPLEQLAKSEQLSAFRHKGFWHPMDTLRDKVMLGQLWESGNAPWKVWP, encoded by the coding sequence ATGAAAGCAGTTATTCTTGCCGGAGGACTAGGTACTCGTATCAGTGAAGAAACAAACCTGAAGCCAAAACCGATGATTGAGATCGGCGGCAAACCTATACTGTGGCATATTATGAAGATTTATTCTTTTCACGGTATTCATGAATTCATAATTTGCCTGGGTTATAAAGGGTATCTGATCAAAGAGTATTTTGCCCACTATTTCCTTCACCAGTCAGATGTTACTTTTGATATGGATGAAAACAAAACGTGTATTCATAACCACCATTGCGAACCATGGCGTGTTACTTTAGTTGATACCGGAGAAGGCTCTATGACCGGTGGGAGGCTAAAAAGGGTGCAGGAGTACGTTGGGAAAGAGACTTTCTGTTTCACATACGGCGATGGGGTTGGTAATGTTAATATCAGTAAACTAATTACTTTTCACTTAAGCCAGGCCACTTTGGCAACCTTGACTGCAGTACAGCCGTCAAGCCGTTTCGGAGCATTAGAGCTGCGAAAAAACCGTGTTATCAATTTTCAGGAAAAGCCGCAAGGGGACCGCAGTTGGATTAACGGGGGCTTTTTTGTACTTGAGCCGGAAGTGTTTGATTTTATCAGGGGAGATGCTACCGTTTGGGAACGTGAACCTCTGGAGCAACTAGCCAAATCCGAACAATTATCCGCCTTCCGACATAAGGGTTTTTGGCATCCCATGGATACACTGAGAGATAAAGTGATGTTAGGGCAACTATGGGAATCAGGGAATGCTCCGTGGAAGGTATGGCCATGA
- a CDS encoding class I SAM-dependent methyltransferase, whose product MKKRACRFCDTRLNISFVDLGMSPLSNAYLPPEKLQEKENFYPLHAYVCEKCFLVQLEEFETPEQIFGDYAYFSSYSESWLKHARDYTKHMISRFALSAQHQVVEIASNDGYLLQYFKAAGIPIMGIEPAANVAKAAQQKGIPTIVAFFGQQTARALAGEGKQADLLIGNNVLAHVPDLLDFVSGMKILLKPQGIITMEFPHLLRLIQENQFDTIYHEHFSYFSLTTVNKVFTAQGLTLFDVEELPTHGGSLRIYARHTEDRTKPVDLRVTKLLTREETAGIRQIRTYQTFGEQVKETKRKILKFLIRFKEEGRTIVGYGAPAKGNTLLNYCGIGTDFLDYTADRSPFKQGLYLPGTHIPVESPDKIRETKPDYVIILPWNLKDEVAEQMAYIREWGGKFIVLIPKVTVI is encoded by the coding sequence ATGAAAAAGAGAGCTTGCCGTTTTTGTGACACCAGGTTAAATATAAGCTTTGTGGATCTAGGCATGTCCCCACTGTCTAATGCCTATTTACCGCCGGAAAAACTGCAGGAAAAGGAAAACTTTTATCCTCTCCATGCCTATGTATGTGAAAAGTGCTTTTTGGTTCAACTGGAAGAGTTTGAGACTCCGGAGCAGATTTTTGGTGATTACGCTTATTTCAGCTCATATTCTGAAAGCTGGTTGAAACACGCCCGGGATTATACAAAACACATGATTTCGCGTTTCGCCCTGAGCGCTCAGCACCAAGTCGTGGAAATCGCCAGTAACGACGGTTATTTACTGCAGTACTTCAAGGCAGCAGGCATCCCTATTATGGGCATTGAACCGGCAGCTAATGTGGCTAAAGCAGCCCAACAAAAAGGGATTCCTACAATAGTAGCTTTTTTCGGCCAACAAACTGCGAGAGCACTGGCCGGCGAAGGTAAGCAGGCTGATCTGCTAATTGGAAACAATGTTTTAGCTCATGTTCCTGACCTGCTTGATTTTGTATCCGGCATGAAAATCCTCCTCAAACCCCAGGGTATCATTACTATGGAGTTCCCTCATTTACTGAGGTTAATACAGGAAAACCAGTTCGATACCATCTACCATGAGCACTTTTCTTATTTTTCTCTTACCACGGTAAACAAGGTCTTCACTGCTCAGGGGCTTACACTGTTTGACGTGGAAGAACTTCCTACCCATGGGGGGTCGCTAAGGATTTATGCCCGCCATACAGAAGACCGCACCAAGCCGGTTGATTTGCGGGTCACAAAACTATTAACCCGGGAAGAAACCGCGGGAATAAGACAAATCCGGACTTATCAGACTTTTGGCGAACAGGTGAAAGAAACAAAGCGCAAAATCCTTAAATTTCTGATCCGGTTCAAAGAAGAAGGCCGGACCATAGTTGGTTATGGCGCACCGGCCAAAGGTAATACCCTGCTTAACTATTGCGGTATTGGCACCGACTTCCTGGATTATACCGCAGACCGGAGCCCTTTCAAACAGGGGTTGTACCTGCCGGGTACCCACATCCCTGTTGAGTCTCCCGATAAAATCAGGGAGACGAAACCGGATTATGTGATCATTCTGCCGTGGAACCTTAAAGATGAAGTGGCGGAACAAATGGCTTACATTCGTGAATGGGGCGGAAAATTTATAGTCTTAATCCCAAAAGTAACGGTGATCTAA
- a CDS encoding NAD-dependent epimerase/dehydratase family protein: protein MRKILVTGASGFIGRHTLRTLVEHEFDVHAVTAGKLTPALPGCRWHRVDLLDPVQIKNLLRDVQPAYLLHFAWDVIPGRYWTSINNFSWVQASLGLLQSFQEQGGQRVVMAGTCAEYDWSHGYCREFITPKLPTTAYGICKHSLQVMLEAYTRETGLSSAWGRIFLNYGPHEYPVRLIPSVILSLLRGEPARCSHGSQIRDFLYVQDAAEAFVALLESNVSGPVNIASGQPVTIKFVINEIARQIGRSGLIEFGAVKPPEHEPEVLFGDIQRLSNEVGWVPKYSLEFGIQHTINWWSRNLKIQLVEKVTL from the coding sequence ATGAGGAAAATCCTGGTAACCGGCGCCAGTGGGTTTATCGGAAGACATACTCTGCGAACTTTGGTCGAACATGAATTTGATGTTCATGCCGTTACGGCCGGGAAATTAACACCTGCATTACCCGGCTGTAGATGGCATAGAGTCGATCTTTTAGATCCTGTTCAGATCAAAAATCTGCTCAGAGACGTACAGCCAGCCTATCTGCTGCACTTTGCCTGGGACGTAATTCCGGGAAGGTATTGGACTTCTATAAATAATTTTTCATGGGTTCAGGCAAGTTTGGGGCTTTTGCAAAGCTTTCAGGAACAGGGCGGGCAACGGGTGGTCATGGCCGGGACCTGCGCGGAGTATGATTGGAGCCATGGTTACTGCAGAGAATTTATCACACCGAAACTACCCACAACCGCTTACGGAATATGTAAACATTCGTTACAGGTTATGCTTGAGGCATATACCCGTGAAACCGGTTTAAGCAGCGCCTGGGGGCGTATTTTTCTCAACTATGGTCCCCACGAGTACCCAGTGAGACTTATACCTTCAGTTATTCTTTCATTGTTAAGGGGAGAGCCTGCCCGCTGCAGCCATGGCAGCCAGATACGGGACTTCCTGTATGTGCAGGATGCTGCCGAAGCCTTTGTTGCGCTTTTGGAAAGCAATGTTTCAGGTCCTGTTAATATCGCTTCCGGGCAGCCTGTAACTATAAAGTTTGTTATTAATGAAATTGCCCGCCAAATAGGGCGATCTGGTTTAATAGAATTTGGCGCTGTTAAACCGCCTGAACACGAACCAGAGGTGTTGTTTGGAGATATTCAGCGTTTATCCAACGAGGTAGGATGGGTTCCGAAATATAGTCTTGAATTTGGAATACAGCACACTATCAATTGGTGGAGCAGGAACCTAAAAATCCAACTTGTAGAGAAGGTGACATTGTGA
- a CDS encoding polysaccharide biosynthesis protein, with protein MSLFDNKVIVITGGTGSLGKVLTRRLLTNELGYPQKIIIFSRDEAKQHFMRVAYQQKMKATDEIIYRNFKRLLEFRIGDIRDYRAVCSVLKEADIVINAAALKQVPSCEYFPFEAVQTNITGAENIVNAIREHNLKIQTVVGVSTDKACKPVNVMGMSKALQERIFIAANITVPTTRFICVRYGNVLASRGSVIPLFHEQINNGGPVTVTTAEMTRFLLPLDRAVDTIFAALETAHQGETYVPKVPAARIVDVAAALIGDRKIELLLTGIRPGEKIHEILVSDEEGWRTFDRGEHYAIKPMLPELMKEEAGLQALNKEYSSGDDLLTPEETGQLLERHNLMVGQVINEGGGFLR; from the coding sequence ATGTCGCTTTTTGATAACAAGGTAATAGTCATTACGGGCGGTACGGGTTCCCTGGGAAAAGTCCTCACCCGCCGCTTGCTGACTAACGAATTGGGATATCCCCAAAAAATAATTATTTTTTCCAGGGATGAAGCCAAACAACACTTTATGAGGGTGGCTTACCAGCAAAAAATGAAAGCTACAGATGAGATTATTTATCGTAACTTTAAGCGCCTGCTGGAATTCAGGATTGGTGATATCCGCGATTACCGCGCGGTCTGCTCAGTGTTGAAGGAGGCTGACATTGTAATTAATGCGGCTGCCCTGAAGCAGGTGCCCTCCTGTGAGTACTTCCCTTTTGAAGCAGTGCAGACAAATATAACCGGCGCGGAAAATATCGTCAACGCCATTCGTGAGCATAACCTGAAAATCCAGACTGTTGTCGGGGTTTCCACAGATAAAGCATGCAAGCCGGTCAATGTTATGGGGATGTCTAAGGCTTTACAGGAACGGATATTTATTGCAGCTAATATCACGGTTCCCACCACGCGTTTTATCTGTGTGCGTTACGGCAATGTTCTGGCTTCCAGAGGTTCTGTGATTCCGCTGTTTCATGAGCAGATTAATAACGGCGGGCCAGTTACCGTTACGACAGCTGAAATGACCAGGTTTTTGCTGCCCCTGGACCGGGCGGTGGATACTATTTTTGCTGCATTGGAAACGGCTCACCAGGGCGAGACATATGTGCCGAAGGTCCCTGCTGCCCGCATTGTGGATGTCGCCGCGGCTCTGATTGGCGACCGTAAAATAGAACTGTTGTTGACAGGGATTCGCCCCGGTGAAAAGATCCACGAAATCCTGGTTTCCGACGAAGAGGGATGGCGGACCTTTGACCGTGGCGAACATTATGCCATTAAACCGATGCTTCCCGAACTGATGAAAGAAGAAGCCGGGTTGCAGGCTTTAAATAAAGAATACAGTTCGGGAGATGATTTGCTAACCCCGGAAGAAACCGGGCAGCTTTTAGAACGGCATAATTTGATGGTTGGTCAGGTTATCAATGAGGGAGGGGGATTTTTGCGATGA
- the wecB gene encoding non-hydrolyzing UDP-N-acetylglucosamine 2-epimerase, with protein MKIMTVLGTRPEIIRLSRVIPLLDKFCEHVVVHTGQNYDPTLNDIFFARLSLRSPDYALECKSDSLMGQIGAILIECEKVMMTEKPDRLLILGDTNSALAAVAAKRMGIPVFHMEAGNRCYDDRVPEEVNRRIVDHCSDVLMPYTERSRANLMREGIPGQRIFVTGNPIKEVLDYHAPDIEKSRVLEKLGIEAKRYFLVTLHRAENVDVEERLSKFIEAFHLLCVRYKIPVICSLHPRTRNQLEKHGKIMAGEGVRAVDPLGLFDFVALEKNALCVLSDSGTVQEECCIFKVPNVTLRDVTERPETVESGSNLITGCEPEAVLNAVKAVLNLPCNWQPPCEYLVENVSNTVGKIILGQIPLI; from the coding sequence ATGAAGATAATGACTGTCTTAGGGACGCGCCCGGAGATTATCCGCCTGAGCCGGGTAATCCCACTGCTGGACAAGTTTTGTGAGCACGTAGTGGTCCATACCGGTCAGAATTATGACCCTACCCTCAATGATATCTTTTTTGCCAGGTTAAGCCTGCGATCACCGGATTACGCATTGGAATGTAAGTCTGACAGCCTGATGGGTCAAATTGGCGCAATTCTGATTGAATGTGAAAAGGTAATGATGACGGAGAAACCGGACCGTTTGCTGATTTTGGGAGATACAAACAGCGCCTTGGCGGCGGTGGCGGCCAAACGGATGGGTATTCCGGTCTTTCATATGGAGGCCGGGAACCGTTGTTATGATGACCGGGTGCCGGAGGAAGTCAACCGCCGCATTGTTGACCACTGCAGCGACGTTCTTATGCCTTATACGGAGCGCAGCCGGGCCAACTTAATGCGGGAAGGGATCCCCGGTCAGCGGATTTTTGTTACCGGCAATCCCATTAAAGAAGTCTTAGACTATCACGCGCCCGATATTGAAAAAAGCCGGGTACTGGAAAAACTCGGCATAGAAGCCAAAAGATATTTTCTGGTTACCCTGCACCGGGCTGAAAATGTTGATGTCGAAGAACGTTTGAGCAAGTTTATCGAGGCGTTTCATCTTTTGTGTGTCAGATATAAAATACCTGTAATTTGCAGCCTGCATCCAAGAACCCGTAATCAACTCGAAAAGCACGGTAAAATTATGGCCGGAGAAGGTGTGCGGGCTGTCGACCCGTTAGGTTTATTTGATTTTGTAGCCTTAGAAAAAAACGCCCTATGCGTTTTGAGCGACAGCGGCACCGTACAGGAAGAATGCTGTATTTTTAAGGTGCCCAATGTAACCCTGCGGGATGTAACGGAAAGGCCCGAGACGGTGGAAAGCGGCAGTAATTTAATTACGGGTTGTGAACCCGAAGCTGTTTTGAATGCCGTTAAAGCTGTTTTAAACCTACCATGTAACTGGCAGCCTCCCTGTGAATACCTGGTGGAAAATGTCAGTAATACGGTTGGCAAAATAATCCTGGGCCAAATACCCTTAATATAG
- the rfbG gene encoding CDP-glucose 4,6-dehydratase, giving the protein MTTSFWHEKKVFITGHTGFKGSWLSLWLEQLGAILCGYALSPPTEPSLFQLAKVGDKMVSLKGDVRDSNALYQAIQKQRPEIIFHLAAQALVRRSYQDPVDTFATNMMGTVHLLEAARQTDSVRVIVIITSDKCYENKEWFWGYRETDPMGGFDPYSCSKGCAELITSAYRNSYFKPSSSVQPGVAVATARAGNVIGGGDWGEDRLIPDIMRSILSHKPVLIRNPDAIRPWQHVLEPLNGYLLLAEKLWENGNEFSGGWNFGPSDDDTVPVGTLTRQIIDLWGHGAQWVCDQGEHPHEAHYLRLDSSKARLKLGWQPVLTLDETIEWIVEWYRTYANQQMIQPVTLKQIEKYQQLKNDFPVK; this is encoded by the coding sequence ATGACGACATCATTTTGGCATGAGAAAAAAGTCTTTATTACCGGGCACACGGGATTTAAAGGCAGTTGGCTGTCCCTCTGGTTAGAGCAGCTTGGCGCCATTCTATGCGGTTACGCCCTTTCCCCCCCCACTGAACCCAGCTTGTTCCAACTGGCAAAGGTTGGAGATAAGATGGTTTCGCTCAAAGGCGATGTTCGGGACAGCAATGCCCTTTACCAGGCCATCCAAAAGCAAAGGCCGGAAATCATCTTTCACTTGGCGGCGCAAGCCTTGGTTCGCAGGTCATATCAAGACCCTGTGGATACTTTTGCCACCAATATGATGGGTACGGTGCACCTGCTTGAAGCAGCACGTCAAACCGACAGTGTGCGGGTAATAGTGATTATAACAAGTGACAAGTGCTATGAAAACAAAGAATGGTTCTGGGGTTATCGTGAGACAGACCCGATGGGCGGATTTGACCCATACAGCTGCAGTAAAGGCTGTGCTGAATTGATTACTTCTGCTTATCGCAATTCCTACTTTAAACCTTCATCTTCTGTTCAACCCGGGGTAGCGGTGGCGACAGCGCGGGCCGGAAATGTCATCGGTGGAGGGGATTGGGGGGAAGACCGCCTTATCCCAGATATTATGCGCTCGATTCTTAGCCATAAGCCTGTATTGATTCGTAACCCCGATGCCATCCGCCCCTGGCAGCATGTACTCGAACCATTAAACGGTTATCTTCTGCTGGCTGAAAAGCTGTGGGAGAATGGGAATGAATTTAGCGGAGGTTGGAATTTTGGGCCTTCTGATGATGATACAGTTCCAGTTGGGACACTTACCCGGCAAATTATCGATCTTTGGGGGCATGGGGCGCAATGGGTCTGTGATCAGGGGGAACATCCCCATGAAGCCCATTATCTCAGGCTGGATTCTTCCAAAGCCAGACTGAAACTGGGATGGCAGCCTGTTCTAACTCTTGATGAGACAATTGAGTGGATTGTCGAATGGTATCGGACTTATGCCAACCAGCAAATGATTCAGCCCGTGACATTGAAACAAATCGAGAAATATCAACAGCTAAAAAATGACTTCCCGGTAAAGTGA
- a CDS encoding glycosyltransferase family 2 protein, translated as MMNGEKPLVTIGLPVYNGERFLRLALESLLAQDYENFELIISDNASTDTTAEICHQYRVMDKRIRYVRNDTNLGAAKNFNRVFELSVGKYFMWAAHDNLWDKTYISKCVATLEENPTAVLCFCGGIYINEAGGYRSSYKNVGTMGMDIPARIHAQTVSNSNGCPVYGLIRPGVLKQTRLFTDMFAHDFILLVELSLLGEFVMVPEILISIRLRDRPKSVQEYQESINPGNVKPLPAPFTENMRELLRLVSRANLSESDKQRIFSDLVENLINTKWRTLIFRENKLDLASPQLRDDLKRILLAN; from the coding sequence ATGATGAATGGCGAAAAACCCTTAGTTACTATTGGTTTACCTGTCTACAATGGTGAGAGATTTTTAAGATTGGCGCTGGAATCTCTCTTGGCCCAGGACTACGAGAATTTCGAACTGATAATATCAGACAATGCTTCCACCGATACCACGGCTGAGATCTGCCATCAGTATAGGGTTATGGATAAACGCATCAGGTATGTCCGTAATGACACAAACCTAGGCGCCGCTAAAAACTTTAACCGTGTATTTGAGTTGTCTGTTGGAAAATATTTTATGTGGGCAGCCCATGACAATCTATGGGATAAAACATATATCAGCAAATGTGTCGCTACGCTGGAGGAAAATCCGACAGCCGTATTATGCTTTTGTGGAGGTATATATATTAATGAAGCCGGCGGATACAGATCTTCATATAAAAATGTGGGAACCATGGGGATGGATATTCCAGCAAGGATACATGCCCAAACTGTCAGTAATTCGAACGGATGTCCGGTATATGGGCTTATTCGCCCCGGGGTTTTAAAACAGACCAGATTATTCACGGATATGTTTGCTCATGATTTCATTTTACTCGTGGAACTGTCATTATTAGGAGAGTTTGTTATGGTTCCCGAAATATTAATATCTATCCGTTTACGAGACCGGCCCAAGAGTGTTCAGGAATATCAGGAGAGTATTAATCCGGGCAATGTTAAACCTCTGCCCGCGCCCTTTACTGAGAATATGCGGGAACTTTTAAGGCTCGTGTCCCGCGCTAACCTTTCCGAGTCGGATAAGCAGCGAATTTTTTCTGATTTGGTTGAAAACCTGATTAACACTAAATGGCGAACTCTTATATTTAGGGAAAATAAGCTTGACCTCGCATCACCGCAATTGCGTGATGATTTAAAAAGGATTTTGCTGGCGAACTAG
- a CDS encoding dTDP-4-dehydrorhamnose reductase family protein: MGTTKVLVTGVTGMLGHTLFTRLSQCANLDVYATARSATGLSGWFQPELLKKVLVNVDADNFDNIIRAIASVRPDVVINCIGIIKQAPAAKDPLAAIAVNALLPHRIASLCKVAGARLIHISTDCVFSGAKGNYIESDPVDAADLYGKTKHLGEVAESHCVTLRTSIIGHEIKGKYGLIEWFMAKDEKIRGFTKAVFSGFPTVEIARIINDYVIPGTQLTGLYHVSSAPISKYELLKSVAKKYGKSIEILPDDNFCINRALDSTKFRRASGYIPPSWPELIDNMYRDYITAPHYKEQ, translated from the coding sequence TTGGGAACTACCAAGGTTTTGGTTACCGGTGTGACAGGGATGCTCGGGCACACACTGTTCACCCGGCTTTCTCAATGCGCTAACCTGGATGTATATGCTACGGCGCGAAGTGCAACCGGCCTTTCCGGGTGGTTTCAGCCGGAACTTCTGAAGAAAGTGCTGGTCAACGTTGATGCTGATAATTTTGACAACATCATAAGGGCAATTGCCTCTGTTAGACCGGATGTGGTGATAAACTGCATAGGCATAATTAAACAGGCGCCGGCCGCAAAAGACCCACTTGCGGCAATAGCTGTTAATGCGCTTTTACCACACCGGATTGCGTCGCTCTGTAAGGTGGCAGGAGCGAGGCTGATACATATCAGTACCGACTGTGTATTTAGCGGCGCTAAAGGCAACTACATTGAATCAGACCCGGTTGACGCCGCCGATCTTTATGGCAAGACTAAACACCTGGGCGAAGTGGCTGAATCGCATTGTGTGACTTTACGCACATCCATTATTGGCCATGAGATAAAAGGAAAATATGGTTTGATAGAATGGTTCATGGCTAAGGACGAAAAAATCCGAGGTTTTACCAAAGCGGTATTTTCCGGTTTCCCAACGGTTGAGATTGCGCGGATAATTAATGATTATGTAATTCCCGGAACTCAACTGACCGGACTGTATCATGTTTCATCCGCACCTATCTCCAAATATGAGTTATTAAAATCAGTAGCTAAGAAATATGGTAAATCCATCGAAATCCTGCCAGATGACAATTTTTGTATTAATAGGGCGTTGGATTCCACTAAGTTCCGGCGGGCGAGCGGTTATATTCCCCCGTCATGGCCGGAACTTATCGATAATATGTACCGGGATTACATTACAGCCCCGCACTATAAAGAGCAATAG
- a CDS encoding radical SAM/SPASM domain-containing protein, whose translation MFCYLIDVSGTCNIRCPSCPVGNSQDTERPKGFMDVKLFNEIVKKIVMEMPPGFIDLFNWGEPFLHPELPAFVQTVKKHGMRCRLSSNFNAVSKLEEVLREKPDYLRISLSGYDQQTYSQTHKKGNVNVVKSNMLELRMLMNKLNSAVHVAVAYHRYIHNVGENHLKVKELCKILNFNLEAVWAYLMPLEKLLAYYEGTLPEKDLELVNLLVIRPEESKQVSMKYKTPDCNLRRTQMAINVDGSVALCCVVYDQKYTIAQNFLDKTFAELQNAKYTHPMCSICMSHAAHTTYQFGGIHELYAIATNRLSHLND comes from the coding sequence ATGTTTTGCTATTTGATTGACGTTTCCGGGACTTGCAACATTAGGTGTCCGTCATGTCCTGTAGGTAATTCGCAGGATACTGAACGCCCAAAGGGATTTATGGATGTGAAACTTTTCAATGAGATTGTTAAAAAAATTGTAATGGAGATGCCACCGGGGTTTATCGATTTATTCAATTGGGGGGAACCATTCCTGCACCCGGAACTGCCTGCTTTTGTGCAAACTGTTAAAAAGCATGGAATGCGGTGCAGGCTGTCCAGTAACTTTAATGCAGTCAGTAAATTAGAAGAAGTTTTAAGAGAAAAACCTGATTATCTGAGAATATCCTTATCTGGTTATGACCAGCAAACCTATTCTCAAACACACAAAAAAGGCAACGTTAATGTTGTTAAATCGAATATGCTTGAATTGCGTATGCTGATGAATAAATTAAACTCAGCGGTACACGTAGCTGTAGCGTATCATCGCTATATTCATAATGTGGGAGAGAATCACTTAAAAGTAAAAGAACTATGTAAAATTTTGAATTTTAATTTGGAAGCAGTTTGGGCTTATTTAATGCCTCTTGAAAAGTTGTTGGCATATTACGAAGGTACTTTGCCTGAAAAAGATTTAGAACTGGTTAACCTTTTAGTTATACGCCCAGAAGAGTCCAAACAAGTATCAATGAAATATAAAACCCCCGATTGCAATTTACGTAGAACCCAAATGGCCATTAATGTTGACGGCAGTGTTGCTTTGTGCTGTGTAGTTTATGATCAAAAATATACCATCGCTCAGAATTTCTTAGATAAAACTTTTGCCGAACTCCAAAATGCTAAATATACTCACCCAATGTGTTCAATATGTATGAGTCATGCAGCCCATACAACATATCAATTTGGCGGGATTCATGAATTGTATGCTATAGCTACCAATAGATTGTCACATCTAAATGATTAA
- the rfbC gene encoding dTDP-4-dehydrorhamnose 3,5-epimerase: MIFQETKIKGVFLIQIEPVEDERGFFARSWCQEEFKSHGLNPRLVQCNISFNHKKGTLRGMHYQTTPYQEAKLIRCTRGAVYDVIIDLRPQSPTFKQWLAVELSADNRKMLYIPEGFAHGFQTLADNTEVFYQMSEFYHPECAEGLRWDDPAFGIRWPKTVERIISPQDQNYPGCLP; the protein is encoded by the coding sequence ATGATTTTTCAGGAAACCAAAATTAAAGGAGTATTTCTGATACAAATAGAGCCTGTTGAAGATGAGCGGGGTTTTTTTGCCCGCAGCTGGTGCCAGGAAGAATTTAAATCTCATGGTTTAAACCCAAGGCTGGTTCAATGCAATATTTCTTTTAACCATAAAAAAGGTACTTTAAGGGGCATGCATTACCAAACTACGCCCTACCAAGAAGCAAAACTGATTCGCTGCACCAGAGGGGCAGTATATGATGTAATTATCGACCTGCGCCCCCAGTCGCCCACTTTTAAACAATGGCTGGCAGTTGAACTGAGTGCAGATAACAGAAAAATGCTCTACATCCCGGAAGGATTTGCCCATGGTTTCCAAACCCTGGCCGATAATACGGAGGTTTTTTATCAGATGTCGGAATTTTATCATCCAGAGTGCGCAGAGGGTCTACGCTGGGATGACCCGGCTTTTGGCATTCGTTGGCCGAAAACCGTTGAACGGATTATTTCACCTCAAGATCAAAATTATCCGGGGTGTCTGCCATGA